The following are from one region of the Nicotiana tabacum cultivar K326 chromosome 3, ASM71507v2, whole genome shotgun sequence genome:
- the LOC107808440 gene encoding uncharacterized protein LOC107808440: MKDNLEEEVEKLRNDNISLKIELQKLKDRQENMRVLFPTMKGCRKDTEISNILELFVKKSKVREDSSSNDTRKRPQMVESPDRVANSVQDGIGQTSNSAGGSVSSNEQQKEATAKNDKNREFWEKLFEDDSESQNEGAEQALNRSKAMAEIEEMVESKIAMEGEALIAKAATGLDEEMEAYLQLWT, encoded by the coding sequence ATGAAGGATAATTTGGAAGAGGAGGTGGAGAAGTTGAGGAATGATAACATTAGTCTGAAGATAGAACTTCAGAAGTTGAAAGATAGACAAGAAAACATGAGAGTTTTGTTTCCTACTATGAAAGGATGCAGAAAGGATACAGAAATTAGCAATATTTTGGAGCTATTTGTCAAGAAATCGAAAGTCAGGGAAGATTCTAGCAGCAATGACACAAGAAAGAGGCCACAAATGGTAGAGTCGCCAGATCGTGTGGCTAACTCTGTCCAGGATGGGATTGGACAGACATCAAACTCTGCTGGTGGCTCAGTAAGTTCTAATGAGCAACAGAAAGAAGCAACTGCTAAAAATGATAAGAATCGCGAGTTCTGGGAAAAACTGTTTGAAGATGATTCAGAGTCTCAAAATGAAGGAGCAGAGCAGGCACTGAATCGATCGAAGGCTATGGCGGAGATAGAGGAGATGGTGGAAAGCAAGATTGCTATGGAAGGAGAAGCTTTGATTGCAAAAGCTGCTACTGGTTTAGATGAGGAGATGGAGGCTTATCTTCAACTGTGGACCTAG